A portion of the Clostridium gelidum genome contains these proteins:
- a CDS encoding IreB family regulatory phosphoprotein: MSNNIEHTMQFDLSKNKEALTKTILTEVYNSLQQKGYNPINQLVGYLISGDPTYITNYNGARALVRKLERDDILEEVIKSYLEIK; encoded by the coding sequence ATGAGTAATAATATTGAACATACAATGCAATTTGATTTAAGTAAGAATAAAGAAGCTCTTACCAAAACAATACTAACAGAGGTTTATAATTCATTACAACAAAAAGGATATAATCCTATAAATCAATTAGTTGGATATTTGATTTCAGGAGACCCTACTTACATCACTAATTACAACGGAGCAAGAGCTTTAGTACGAAAACTTGAAAGAGATGACATACTAGAAGAAGTTATAAAGTCTTATTTAGAGATAAAGTAG